A window of Ooceraea biroi isolate clonal line C1 chromosome 9, Obir_v5.4, whole genome shotgun sequence genomic DNA:
TACACGAGATTCTTAATAATCAATGATGAGATGATCATAAGCTGTACGTTGAAATCTTTCAAGTTTCATGCATAGTAATGAAGAAGAATCTTACGATTTCTTGTTTGTCAGGTATCCGGAATCCAGGCTagcgaaattatttaatggcAGCATACCCATCGTTTTGGACTCGCTGAAACAACATTACTTCATCGATAGAGACGGTGGAATGTTTCGGCACATACTGAACTTTATGCGAAATTCCCGGCTACTGATACCCGACAACTTCTCCGACCTAGATCTACTGTTAGAGGAAGCACGATACTTCGACATTGCACGTAagctaattttttatttatttgttcttCTTCAATTTCATTTCAATCTCTTGTGAAACGCATAAACGCCTCGAAGTACACACAGATTTATATtaggttggccaaaaagtaattgcgtttttttccaatagatgaacatacatgtcttgaaatgtaactaacttcattctaaatcgcaaattcattatgtaggttaacaactcacagttcaagcttgttttagaaaaagaaactacacgatttcgttaacaattgtttctttgccgtcgatttcaaaatggaaaatcaaaaagaacattttcctcatattttgttttattacttccgaaaagggaaaaacgctgtgcaagctcatcaaaagttatctgatgtatatggcgaagatgctttaaagctgcggcagtgtcaaaattggtttactaaatttcgatctgcagattttaatgtgaaagatgcaccacgctcaggaaggccaatcgaaattgatgatgacaaaataaaggcactgatcgattccaatcggcgtttaacgacacgagagatttctgagaatcttaacgtatcgaaatcgagtgttgaaaaccatttaaaacgacttggatacattagtaagctcgatatttgggtagcacatgagctcaaagaaattcatctcactaagcgtattgacatctgcgattctcttttgaaacgtgaggaaaatgatccatttttgaaacgtatgataacaggcgacgaaaaatggatcgtctacaacaacgtcaaacgaaaacgatcgtgtagcaagcgtgatgaacctgctgaaagcacttgaaaagcagatattcaccaaagaaagattatgctgtcagtctggtgggactttaaaggtattgtgtattttgagccgcttgcaaggaatcgaaccattaattcagacgtatactgtcgtcaactgaataaattaaatgatgccatcaaacagaaacatcgagaattggtgaatcgcaaaggtgttgtgtttcaccatgataacgctagaccacgtacaagtttggtcactcgtgaaaaattgttgcagcttggatgggatgtgttaccatgatgttaccacatccaccatattcgccagacctggcaccatcagattaccattcgtttcgttctttgcaaaacgccttgaatggtaaaacctttactgctgatgaggatatgaaatcgttgttggaattgttttttgctgaaaaagataagaacttttttgagcgcggaatcatgaagttgcctgaaaaatggcaaaagataatcaaacaaaatggacaatatattgtttaataaagtttttgtttcccatgaaaaattcgccttttatttatataaaaaaaaacgcaattactttttggccaacccaatatttttaatctgtCATATTTAGAATCACCTTTGATTCATTTATTGTGTGAAAGGTTTCACCTCAATCCTCTCTCCTtcgtaatttttcttcttttgatcAAATAATCCTCTTTGTAAGAACATCCTCCTAACTTAAAGTGTCTTCCTCGCAGCAATGTGCAGGCAACTGGAACAGATGAAGAAAGAGCGTATAAAGAACGgctcgacgatgacgatgaccaCGTCCTCGCCGAGTCCTCCGCCTTCCGGTCAGCTCGGCGGCCGTGGTACCGCTTGCACCACCGCGCCCTGTAATCGCGATCCCGAGAAGATGCGCGGCAGCGATGGCAATTGCAACTACGAGTGCGTGGCATTACACGTGAGCCCCGATCTGGGCGAGCGGGTGATGCTATCGGGTGGACGGGCGTTGCTGGACGAGGTGTTTCCGGAAACAACGCAGGCGGTAATCGACGCGCGGTCCGGCGTCGCATGGCACCAGCAGGACGCCCGTCACGTCATCCGGTTTCCGCTGAACGGCTACTGCAAACTGAACTCGGTCCAAGCGATCACCAGATTGTTGAACGCCGGCTTCCGGGTGGTCGCGagcaacggcggcggcgtcgaGGGTCAACAGTTCTCGGAGTACCTGTTCGTCAGGCAGGCCGTCAACACCTGACGGAGCACGGCGCATCAGCGCAAAACGATCTCCAGGTCGATCCGCTCCCTGCAGCGCGATTACGACCTCGAGTGAGTGCAACTGTCAAGGAGAATACTGCAAGACTGCATCGCTGATAATACAGTTATTCTGATAGAGCACGAGGCATCTCGATACAGGGACGAGAAGCCGAGCAGCCGTAACCGCAGTTTCATGATGCGTACAGCGATATACCACGCCTCCGTACGAAGCATACGTTCATGTTTTCAGACCTCTTGCATTACGAAGAAGCAAGAAAACTTTGGCAAAACGCGTACAACTAGGTTTTCAACCCAATCTATATcgatttgggttcatttcgcgAAATAAACAGCTTTACTGACAATGATCTCACATAGTCTCTGAGTGTTGTCAtaggaaacattttattagCCACTTTAATCGCTAAAATTATTCACGTGTGTGTACATgatgattataattatataatattagtcGAAATTAatcttgtaaatttatttatgataaattgtgCATCCTTTTTTTTGAAGAATCGTGTTCAAGTACACGATACCTACCTGCAGTTACGATTGTAAGGCGTTATATTGACCATTTATATGTGACTTAAATAGATCATTGCCGATCGCACTGGAATTTGTATAAATCATAGTCGGTTTTTTATTTCccgaaaagtaataataataggaaAGGCATTGTTTGACTGGCTAGACGATGGCAATGGTTGCACGTTGAGTCTCATATAAAAAGTGAGAACAGAACAGCGTATTGCGAGCCTAATGACGGCAACGATGTATCGTGTGATCCGCAGGAAAGCCTGAACTATATACATTACTTCATGTCCTTTTTCGTTCATTGGAAAAATGCACATTTACAGTAAGAGGCACTACTATAACACAGTTTTACAAAACTGAATCAACAATATGTCATATTGTCTTTTGCACGCTTTTAACGCTATTAGGGATGGAGCGCGCAATTGTAAGCATCGTTGTCCATTCCTCGTTTTACGATCTGCGACTTGCGTTTGAGGGAATATCAGATGcgccgatttttaatactgttattatttaataaagtgtatctatatatatgtatttaaatgcCATACTAATTACTGTAAATACCGCGAAtaaacatgtatatgtatatacacacacacacatatctatatatatataaatatagtatatacacaaatataatataaatgtagtatatatataaatatgaatatatagataaaatatatcaactTTAAATCACCATGCATCATCTAAACGGCTGACAACGAAGCGACATATGCTAATATATTAGCATATCGCAGATATTAATTGCTAATACTATCAATctaaattgttaatttgatttattccAATTCAAAGACAaaactagagagagagaaaaataacattttgatTGATTATTAAACATTAGGAAATCAATTAATGACTaataaatcttataaaattgcgttttatttaataaagtttgttttaatctatgtttcaagaaaaaaataaaaatttcttcctAATTTTGTTCACATGCATCAATTGTTTtaacgtataaaataaaattaataaaatgcatattttaattctatttcTTATAACAATCATGCcatagtttaattattattattagatctAACAAGAGACAAGTCGTAGATATATTGTTAACTATCCGATATAGATTTCTCTCCAGGAAATCGACAATAGCTTTTCGCTATCTGGAAACCTGCAAAAAATATAGACCGCGGAATTTTTGTCGCTTGCAATCAATGCTCGATTGCTATGGACGCCTGAAGCAAAGGAACTTTATCTCgcaactataataaaattattaagtgCACAAAATTGTGATGATTATGAGAAAATCTGTGCTAAAATAATGggattttctttatttgttgTAATTTAACTTTTGCGGCACTGAGTAACAAGAagagaaaacaatttgaattattatctCGATCAGTTCTTGATACCGGCCGTATGCAAGAACAAAATGCGCGCTCGAGAAGCGAGGTAAGAGAGCTCATTGGGACCGCGTTGATCATGTATATATAACCGCAGGAATAAGGGATAAAGCGCACAAACGTCGTGCCTTCAGGCCCCGTCTCCATAGTTACCACGAACTCAATATCCGCGTTGCCTGAGGGTTTCACCAGCCCGGGGCTGTCATCCCTCGAATCCACCCAGTGAAACGctcttccctctctttctctccctctctccttctctctctttatctccctTGCTCTGCATCctttcccttttctctcccgtttcgtttccttctctttctttctctcacgaAAGTGAACgaaagttctctctctctctcgctgccAACATACTGATTATATTCCATTTCTGGATCGCCCTGGCCACCTTGATGCTTGGTCCTTCGATACAGGACACGAAGCGGAATCGCCATCGGCTACGCGGAAGACAGGCATGAAATTCGAGGATATCCTCGGACAAAATCCCACCGTCATTGTCCATGTCTGAAAAATCGAGGTCGAGGCtgatattttacgatatccCACATTTTATTTCGTGCGCTTTCTGTCTTTCATTTCTCCGTTCCGTAGAAAATCACAAAAAATGATTCGAtgtcatattatattacataaaacatcAATAAAgtctatttcattttttaaacaaaacaatttggaacataatgtttttaataatattttcccaGCACTAGAAAAGATGGATTCCACCTTTTACTCTCAAGTTTTAGCCTACGTAAGTAttgaaatttacattatatattttctaaacattctcacacacacatacacacacgcacgcacacacaattctttccttttattttaagaCTGTATTATACTCTCAGTTATTACACTCTCAGAATCTTAAGACATCgtaaaagtacataaaatatttattaatacttattTTACACATTAATCTACTAATTACAAAAGTGacaattgtattatacatgcCGCTCgtttaaaacgaaaatgtaaaCGTTCTGTTAATAAACTTATACAactcccatacagcacaaaagtttgcagcaacattgctgcaatattgcaatattgcacattgcagtgcaatgttgcagaaatattgtatagtcatgaatttgcaatatagtTTAAACACGTTACAGcaacattgtaaaatattgtgaaaataacatgtacttttattgtgtgtttgtgtgtcacttacaattagagtaaatattcaaaactgtttattattataataattttaatacacataggattgaaagcatttttatattaattatatcccagacagcacaaaatGTCCTCAGGATCATCCTGAATATGTCCAGGACGATTCAGGATATTTCGAGGATGTTTTAAGATatgattctaaatttgttttatgaaaatttagtatgcatttataattattttcaattatgtagaatatttaacataattaaaaattttgaatattgtaataaaatataaatatcccataAATATCCACTGGATAACCACAggatgtttgtaaaatatatggcCTGTCTATATTATGTCAGATAGCTTATAACGTCCTAAAATTATCCTAAACACATCCAGGATATCCTGAGATTCCCGCCTctaattcaccaagcgaccgatagatggccaggccaggccaggcgtgacgttctcgcaagaaacatttgcgttatcaccttataaataaccatccagaaaaccgatccagtactcttttcttcttcttttattttgaaatcattattgcttgaagtgatatctcattccaaaagagtAAGAtttcactacacgaaatttagagagtaattcataaaatataaaaatctatttttttacaaaaatgtgacttaactctgtctatctttgaggcactgatatatagaattgataaatacccatacagcacagaaatcAATTAGGACATATATCCTGTGGACGTCCCTGCGACGTCCCCTggagcttctgtgctgtatgggtttcgTCCTTGAAACGTACGAATAATATCCCAAACATATCCTATAGAAATCCTTAGGATATTTCATAAGATTTCCCTCGATATTCCAGAGGATCATGTACGGCTAtcatttcctcttcctcgggaCATCCAGAGGAGATCTGAGGATTAAAATGGGATATCCTCAGGATATCACACATGTACGTCCTGGATGTTCTTCGGATGTCCTTAGGACATCCTTGTGCTGTCTGggatatgtatataaatttgtctATTACCTCCAAACcctaagattaaaataaaataaacttatgcGTTATTATACGTACAAGTTGTCATGTTAATCTTAATACATTAAGTggtttttaaacttttcataAAAGATCCATGTGTTCTAGAATGGTTTTACTTCGTGTTAAAGCTATTATGCCAACTTGTGTATAATctaaaataacgtaaaataatgtgtgtatttatattaatgttagtcatgattattataacaatcaaGTAAATGTGTCAATATATCGTTGGACTGGATCTTTTGtgcctaataatattttttacatgaatTTATGTACAGTCTTCGCTTAGACTTCGCTTAAACTACGATTCAACTTGAGACTGCGTTTTAAGACCGTTTACTATCGGTCTTGAAACGCAGTCTCAAGTTGAAGCTAGAAGAAatcacataattaaatttaattacgtgatTGCATAGTTTGTTAagcgaaaaatatacatacattaacgcgaaatatattattaggcACAAAAGATCCAGCTCAACCATATATTGGCACATTTCCACAGTAGtttgcatgtatattttactgcAATATTGCTACAACGTTTTGTAgcaatatttctgaaagcGGACATTTTACCGTTGCTGCAATCTTACAGTACTCTTGCAACAATATTTCGCAATGGTTCTGCAATGTTGCAATCTTGCCGaaaaatgttgctgcaatattGCGGCAATCTTGCCGTGCTGTATGGGCTGTGATTTAAAAGATATAGTACTAAATCTAAGAAATCATAATAAGTCATAAAAGGGCACAGAATATTCccaattacatttatattaattataaatgcaagCAAAAGTAGAAATATTTTGTGCACCTTTATGACgttttataattctttatatttcttcctctattcttaaaacaaaaacttgcgggataataaaaaaatacatggatattttatcatttttcttatatggCATAGAAGAGGTAACAAATTGTACATGCATACCGTCAACTTTACTCAATGACAATctgcgattaaattaaataattattatttttcaaacataGTATTACGtctaagaaattataatatgtcaTAAACGTGCAGAGAATATCTCTAATTACTAgtttatattacttattagCCTGTAATAATaagcgaaagaaaaaaggtTACGTTTGCATCATGCAGATCGTGCGATTGAGCAGTCtcgaaaatctcgaaaatggAAGTATCAGGAGCAGGGCAGCATGATAGGCAAAGAAGTGGCACAAAGCTCTTTATCACTGTCGGTAACTTGCCGACCGTTAAGTTGAGTCGGTAACGTTACCGACTGTTAAGTTGAGCCGGTAATTTCACTGTCGGTATAGTTACCGACAAGGCGTGACATATTGTGCCACCTCTTTGCCTATCATGCTGTCTTGCTCCTAATACTTccattttcgagattttcttCGACGGCTCAACCGCACGATTCGCATAGTACATACAAACGTAaccttctttctttcgtattattatacgctagattaataagtaatataaacgtaattaaaaatatatttgcagttTTATGACTTATTATGATTTCTAAgacttaatattatatttttataatgaaaattctttaatttaaccatagattatatataatatcatcaaTTAAAACTTGCGACATGCACGTACAATTTATTACCTCTTGTACGCCGAAGAAGAAAAGGGACAAAATATGcacgtattttttattaacccTACTGCTTTACTATAAATGTTTGTTTTAAGAATAGAAGAATTATAGAAGGCTATAAAAGTGCATAAAAGGGTTTGTAATTTGCTTGCATTTGTAATTCATAAGTGGTGAAACAGTAAGTAAGTAATCGTAAGAAGAAACTGCTCgattcacaaaaatatatattatgttaacaAAATCCAACTATTTCGGGTTGAGGAATGTACTATCGATTTAAGAGAATAAGAAAATGCATTGAAAGTGCAcagaacatttttaattatgtttatattaataattaataccgcGTATATTACCTATCTTAATCAGAGTACTTGTGCTACTTCTTCATGCTGCTATTTCTGATACTTctattttcgagatttttgaCGGCTGAACCGCACGATATGCATAGTACAAATGTAACTTTTCTTCTCTTACGTAATACGCtacattgataattaataattaataaacgtaaTTCGAAATATTCTGTGCATTTTTATAACTTCTTATGATTTTTTAGACTTAAtacttaatactttttttattcaaaattgttTAACGCTATCAGCAAAATATGCATATTTTCGTACATAGACGAGCCGATTGTTCATTCAACCAATAAATTGTCAATTACAATAagcgaaattataaatactttatGCACTTTTATGCTACCTTagagttttttaatttctatgttatattcttaaaaaatagaaataaaaaattatgtgaggaatgaataaaaatataaatgttactattatttagacaaaacttttaaaacaaatattcgttttaataataataataattgtaataataataatgataataatagagtttacacaaagaatatgcaatacatattagaaaattattaaataaaatcgtgATGTATATTCCACATGAATTTACGTCAAACGATATtctgaatatattattatttatctcgctaaatattctagtatttttaaattatgtaaaacgtGGAGAGAAGGTACTATTctgtatagaaaaaatataatgacttaatatagaattaatttattaaatctccGAGATAAGGATGGGTTACATTAAAGAAGAtccataaatgtataaaatacgaaatatatatatttgccttTGTAgcataacatatataatttagataagttttatatacatatacatatatatatatatatatatatatacacacacgtatatatatgtatatatatacagatacATACATCTTGATTGTTATACATCATATCATAAGAGTTTAACGATATAAGAGATGACAGTTTACAGACTTTAATATATACAAAGAGCGACAAGATTGTCGTATAACATTCCaacgtttattatattctatagcCGTTAAGAATATAATCGCACTTGTGTCTTCGTAAACGCAAAGCGTTTTGTGTTCTCGAAAATCATACATCGCGATTGtcagaaataaaatactacCATATAGTATTTCGACATACTCATCTTGTGTAATCACTCTCGCTCATCCGCGCAAAATTTTATGAACAAACGCGGAAAAGAACACATTTCGAAAAGTACACTATTTCCGTCAATCCTTCTGTTAAAAGACAGTTACGAACGTGTTTCTACAACACATACATATGTCTAAAAAGTGATCGGTCACTGGAAGTAGTACCACCATGAACTTAAAATCAGTTCGAAATTGGTTATGGAAAACCAGTTATATATAAGACATTTTGCAAAGACTTTTTATTccattgcaattattttcctGACCGATTCTGGCTTCCtgaaaacgtaaaaaatcCCAAGAACGTACGTTTACTTggtaaaaaagtaatttgcaaaaataaaaacttttactAATTAACGCGCTATAAAATATACCGCCGAGCGTGCGGCTCATCGCACACTCATCGAACGCATTATTATGGCTATTAATGCATTGTTAGTACACATCCTCGATTCTCTCACGTCTCTCgaaaaaaactttattcgtctctgcttttattaatatttttacaaacgtTATTTacgtaagaaaagaattactTGTAGTATCGTTTCGGCGATAGTATTGTCCGTCACTTAGTCTACGCTTAGTAAGCTACTTATATGCGAATACTATGCCTACCAagatattatgaattaatgcTCGTGGAAGCACCCTGAATCACTGAATGACAGTCACGGATCTGGATCCTCGATCAGCATTTTTAGCCTTGAACACGATCATATAAATTGACATCTAGTCTACTTACAGAAAACAATTCAAATCAACGTAGATGAAAGTTGTACGAACGCATTCAGCGCTAAGAGACGAGGATGCGGATCAGAATTTATTGTCGATTAAGCGCCAACAGACAGCGAATCCCACTGCCCACTGTCGTCTCAGGCATACGCTGTCTCGTTAtcactaacaataagtttGATCAATGAAAGACGACAAGTGCTCGTCGTTTTTTTAAGAAAGAATCGCAATGACGCACTTTAAGACGCTAACAAAATCTTCAATCTTCCTATCATTCGCGATACTACAGCGTTTCGATTTGGACTAGGTTCAGTCGTCGTAGAAAACCCACGACGTGGATATCATAACACGTCGGAATCAATGATAatatgggggggggggggtctCTTGACAATCACGAGGCGACCTGGGTCGACCGTTCAGACGTAGctctcgtcgtcgacgacagATCTGCCGAAGCCTAAATGCCTCGTGGTAATGGGGGCGCGGGGTTGCGGTGGCGGTCGGtagggcggcggcggcggcagag
This region includes:
- the LOC105278914 gene encoding BTB/POZ domain-containing protein KCTD1; amino-acid sequence: MFPSAQIKMRLLSPSSSPATSPTMSNSSSPTPPTPAAPAYNQKMTGIPCVAAASRYTAPVHIDVGGTIYTSSLETLTKYPESRLAKLFNGSIPIVLDSLKQHYFIDRDGGMFRHILNFMRNSRLLIPDNFSDLDLLLEEARYFDIAPMCRQLEQMKKERIKNGSTMTMTTSSPSPPPSGQLGGRGTACTTAPCNRDPEKMRGSDGNCNYECVALHVSPDLGERVMLSGGRALLDEVFPETTQAVIDARSGVAWHQQDARHVIRFPLNGYCKLNSVQAITRLLNAGFRVVASNGGGVEGQQFSEYLFVRQAVNT